One genomic segment of Streptomyces sp. RKND-216 includes these proteins:
- a CDS encoding CehA/McbA family metallohydrolase: MERRDVLRMSAAAGAAGMLTLDSVTFAHAADAADGPPGDGEETRTVRGHLPTGAPDWVYLPVEVPRGVREIAVSYSYDKPDVPPGTPGNALDIGIFDERGTRLGGRGFRGWSGGARTEFAISAEQATPGYLPGPVRRGTWHVALGPYTVAPQGLDYEVTLTLRYGPEGTTPAPVYPPERGRGRGRAWYRGDCHLHTVHSDGRYTPADVAAAARRAGLDFLTTTEHNTPSAHGAWEGLWGPHPDGELLVLCGEEITTRNGHFLALGTDPGTHLDWRYRARDDAYERFARRIHRAGGLVVPAHPHCPFVGCQWKFGFEDADAVEVWNGPWTVDDEVSLAAWDNTLIDGGPDGWLPAMGNSDAHREGQEVGLPQTVVLADDLSRQALLEGIRAGRSYVAESSAVSVALSATGPRGEHAGIGGRLRAGGDAEVTVRLEVSGAPQDAAVRLMTDQGQLHAAAVPASGVVTWRTTASLATYVRAEVRHPAPEGSPVPGPMVALTNPIWLDPR; the protein is encoded by the coding sequence ATGGAACGGCGTGACGTACTGAGGATGTCGGCGGCCGCAGGAGCCGCCGGGATGCTTACGCTCGACTCCGTGACCTTCGCGCACGCGGCCGACGCCGCGGACGGCCCGCCCGGCGACGGCGAGGAGACCCGTACGGTACGCGGCCATCTGCCCACGGGAGCGCCGGACTGGGTGTACCTGCCGGTGGAAGTGCCGCGCGGGGTGCGGGAGATCGCCGTCTCCTACTCCTACGACAAGCCGGACGTGCCGCCGGGGACGCCGGGCAACGCGCTGGACATCGGCATCTTCGACGAGCGCGGCACCCGGCTCGGCGGGCGCGGCTTCCGCGGCTGGTCGGGCGGGGCCCGGACGGAGTTCGCGATCAGCGCGGAACAAGCGACGCCCGGCTACCTTCCCGGCCCGGTGCGACGCGGCACGTGGCACGTCGCCCTCGGCCCGTACACGGTCGCGCCGCAGGGCCTGGACTACGAGGTGACGCTCACCCTGCGGTACGGCCCGGAGGGCACGACGCCCGCGCCGGTGTACCCCCCGGAGCGGGGACGCGGGCGCGGGCGCGCCTGGTACCGGGGCGACTGCCACCTGCACACCGTGCACTCCGACGGCCGCTACACCCCCGCCGACGTGGCCGCGGCGGCACGGCGGGCGGGCCTGGACTTCCTCACCACCACCGAGCACAACACCCCCTCCGCCCACGGCGCGTGGGAGGGGCTGTGGGGCCCGCACCCGGACGGCGAGCTGCTGGTGCTGTGCGGCGAGGAGATCACCACCCGCAACGGCCACTTCCTCGCCCTCGGCACCGACCCGGGGACGCATCTGGACTGGCGGTACCGGGCCCGCGACGACGCGTACGAGCGGTTCGCGCGGCGCATCCACCGCGCGGGCGGCCTCGTCGTGCCCGCACACCCGCACTGCCCCTTCGTGGGCTGCCAGTGGAAGTTCGGTTTCGAGGACGCCGACGCGGTCGAGGTGTGGAACGGCCCGTGGACGGTGGACGACGAGGTGTCGCTGGCCGCGTGGGACAACACCCTCATCGACGGCGGCCCGGACGGATGGCTCCCCGCGATGGGGAACAGCGACGCGCACCGGGAGGGTCAGGAGGTCGGCCTGCCCCAGACCGTGGTGCTCGCCGACGATTTGTCACGGCAGGCGCTGTTGGAGGGCATCCGGGCCGGGCGCAGCTACGTCGCCGAGTCCTCGGCGGTGTCGGTCGCGCTCTCGGCGACCGGGCCGCGCGGCGAACACGCCGGGATCGGCGGCCGCTTGCGAGCGGGCGGCGACGCGGAGGTGACCGTGCGGCTGGAGGTCTCCGGTGCTCCGCAGGACGCGGCGGTGCGGCTGATGACGGACCAGGGGCAGCTGCACGCCGCGGCGGTCCCGGCGTCCGGGGTGGTGACGTGGCGGACGACGGCGTCCCTCGCCACCTACGTGCGCGCCGAGGTGCGGCACCCCGCGCCGGAGGGTTCGCCCGTCCCGGGCCCGATGGTCGCCCTGACCAATCCCATCTGGCTCGACCCGCGTTGA
- a CDS encoding cold-shock protein, whose protein sequence is MATGTVKWFNAEKGFGFIAQDGGGADVFAHYSAINAQGFRELAEGQKVNFDVTQGPKGPQAENITLA, encoded by the coding sequence ATGGCTACCGGTACCGTGAAGTGGTTCAACGCCGAAAAGGGCTTCGGCTTCATCGCGCAGGACGGCGGCGGCGCGGATGTCTTCGCCCACTACTCCGCGATCAACGCGCAGGGCTTCCGCGAGCTGGCCGAAGGCCAGAAGGTGAACTTCGACGTCACGCAGGGCCCCAAGGGCCCGCAGGCCGAGAACATCACCCTCGCCTGA
- a CDS encoding DEAD/DEAH box helicase: MNRTTTPTRARDARRKRPTAPALPPVRSFAELPLPTALLDALAREGVTVPFPIQGATLPSSLDGRDVLGRGRTGSGKTLAFGLALLARLSGRRAESGRPLALVLVPTRELAQQVTDALLPYARPLRLRLATVVGGASVNRQSNALRSGAEVVVATPGRLKDLIERGDCRLDQVRVSVLDEADQMADMGFLPQVTALLRQVPADGQRMLFSATLDRNVDRLVERFLTDPVMHSVDPSAGAVTTMEHHVLHVADEHKNDVVLHIASRDGRVLMFTDTKRAADRTTKRLLAGGVLAGALHGGKSQSQRNRVLEAFRTGRVTALVATNVAARGIHIDGLDLVVNIDPPNDHKDYLHRGGRTARAGESGSVVTLVLPHQRREMNRLLSVARVTAGCLAARPGEEELARLTGARTPSGVAVVVTATAPAAPAKARPQQAAGDRSGRRSGSSRRGRRPRGGSRRSGGGRTNPSPK, translated from the coding sequence ATGAACCGCACCACCACCCCCACCCGTGCCCGCGACGCCCGGCGCAAGCGGCCCACCGCTCCCGCGCTCCCGCCGGTACGTTCCTTCGCCGAGCTGCCCCTGCCCACCGCGCTGCTCGACGCCCTCGCCCGTGAGGGCGTGACCGTGCCGTTCCCGATCCAGGGGGCCACGCTGCCGAGTTCGCTCGACGGCCGGGACGTCCTCGGGCGCGGCCGTACCGGCTCGGGCAAGACCCTCGCCTTCGGCCTCGCTCTCCTCGCCCGTCTCAGCGGCAGGAGGGCGGAATCCGGCCGGCCCCTGGCGCTCGTGCTCGTGCCGACCCGGGAACTCGCCCAGCAGGTCACCGACGCCCTCCTGCCGTACGCGCGTCCGCTGCGGCTGCGGCTGGCCACAGTCGTCGGCGGCGCGTCCGTCAACCGGCAGAGCAACGCGCTGCGCAGCGGTGCGGAGGTCGTCGTGGCCACCCCTGGCCGGCTCAAGGACCTCATCGAGCGCGGCGACTGCCGGCTGGACCAGGTGCGCGTGAGTGTGCTGGACGAGGCCGACCAGATGGCCGACATGGGCTTTCTTCCGCAAGTCACCGCCCTGCTGCGGCAGGTGCCCGCCGACGGCCAGCGGATGCTGTTCTCCGCCACCCTCGACCGCAACGTGGACCGGCTTGTCGAGCGGTTCCTGACCGACCCGGTCATGCACTCGGTCGACCCCTCGGCGGGGGCCGTCACCACGATGGAGCACCACGTGCTGCACGTCGCCGACGAGCACAAGAACGACGTGGTGCTGCACATCGCCTCCCGCGACGGCCGGGTGCTGATGTTCACCGACACCAAGCGGGCCGCCGACCGGACGACCAAACGCCTCCTGGCCGGGGGTGTCCTGGCGGGTGCTCTGCATGGCGGAAAGTCGCAGTCCCAGCGCAACCGGGTGCTGGAGGCGTTCCGGACCGGCCGGGTCACAGCGCTTGTGGCCACCAACGTCGCAGCCCGCGGCATCCACATCGACGGCCTCGACCTCGTGGTGAACATCGATCCGCCGAACGACCACAAGGATTACCTCCATCGCGGCGGACGCACCGCCAGGGCGGGGGAGTCCGGCAGCGTCGTCACCCTCGTCCTGCCGCATCAGCGACGGGAGATGAACCGGCTGCTGTCCGTCGCCCGGGTCACGGCGGGATGCCTCGCCGCCCGCCCCGGGGAGGAGGAACTCGCCCGGCTCACCGGTGCCCGTACGCCCTCCGGCGTCGCCGTCGTCGTCACCGCCACGGCCCCGGCGGCCCCCGCGAAGGCCCGCCCGCAGCAGGCCGCCGGCGACCGTTCCGGACGCCGTTCCGGTTCGTCCCGCCGCGGCCGACGACCCCGCGGCGGCTCCCGACGCTCCGGCGGCGGCCGTACGAATCCCTCCCCGAAGTAG
- a CDS encoding bifunctional FO biosynthesis protein CofGH: MTTGASDGVPPPPATSPATAATPPTANAMRRALRRARDGVALDVAEAAVLLQARGEDLAGLTAAARRVRDAGLEAAGRPGVLTYSQSVFIPLTRLCRDRCHYCTFVTVPGKLRRAGHGMFLSPDEVLDIARKGAAMGCKEALFTLGDRPEERWPEAREWLEAEGYDDTLSYVRAMAVRVLEETGLLPHLNPGVLSWTDFQRLKPVAPSMGMMLETTAERLWSEPGGPHHGSPDKEPAVRLRVLEDAGRSNVPFTTGILLGIGETHEERADALFALRRVQRAYHGIQEVIVQNFRAKPDTAMRGMPDAELDDLIATIAVARLILGPGARLQAPPNLVDGEYGRVVDAGIDDWGGVSPLTIDHVNPERPWPQIERLAEHARASGFELRERLAVYPEFVRRGEPWLDPRLLPHVEALLDPETGLAREDAVVEGRPWQEPEDVFAARGRTDLHRTIDTDGRTADRRDDFDEVYGDWADLRERAAPGMAPERIDGDVRAALATAADDPTRLTDDEALALLHADGPALDALCGIADALRRDVVGDDVTYVVTRNINFTNVCYTGCRFCAFAQRRTDADAYTLSLDQVADRAAQAWDVGAVEVCMQGGIHPDLPGTAYFDIARAVRERVPGMHVHAFSPMEVVNGATRTGMSIRDWLTAAKEAGLGSIPGTAAEILDDEVRWILTKGKLPTATWLEVIGTAHEVGLRSSSTMMYGHVDQPRHWLGHLRLLARTQERTGGFTEFVTLPFIHTNAPVYLAGIARPGPTRRDNRAVTAMARLLLHPHIPNIQTSWVKLGTEGAAEMLRSGANDLGGTLMEETISRMAGSSYGSYRSVRDLEAIAEAAGRPARPRTTLYGEVPEERLRAARAADGHLPELLPVVD, translated from the coding sequence ATGACCACCGGAGCCAGCGACGGAGTCCCCCCGCCGCCCGCCACCTCGCCGGCAACCGCCGCGACGCCGCCGACCGCCAACGCCATGCGCCGCGCGCTGCGCCGGGCACGGGACGGCGTGGCGCTCGACGTCGCCGAGGCGGCCGTGCTGCTCCAGGCACGCGGCGAGGACCTGGCCGGGCTGACGGCCGCAGCCCGCCGGGTCCGCGACGCCGGTCTGGAGGCCGCCGGGCGCCCGGGCGTGCTGACGTACTCGCAGAGCGTCTTCATCCCGCTCACCCGGCTGTGCCGCGACCGGTGCCACTACTGCACCTTCGTCACCGTGCCGGGGAAGCTGCGCCGTGCGGGCCACGGCATGTTCCTGTCCCCGGACGAGGTGCTGGACATCGCCCGCAAGGGCGCCGCGATGGGCTGCAAGGAGGCGCTGTTCACCCTCGGGGACCGGCCCGAGGAACGGTGGCCGGAAGCCCGCGAGTGGCTGGAGGCGGAGGGCTACGACGACACCCTCTCCTACGTGCGCGCGATGGCCGTCCGCGTGCTGGAGGAGACCGGCCTGCTGCCGCACCTCAACCCCGGGGTGCTGAGCTGGACGGACTTCCAGCGGCTCAAGCCCGTCGCGCCGTCCATGGGCATGATGCTGGAGACCACCGCCGAACGCCTGTGGAGCGAACCCGGCGGCCCGCACCACGGCTCCCCGGACAAGGAACCGGCCGTGCGGCTGCGCGTCCTGGAGGACGCCGGCCGCTCCAACGTGCCGTTCACCACCGGCATCCTGCTGGGCATCGGCGAGACGCACGAGGAGCGGGCCGACGCGCTGTTCGCGCTGCGCCGCGTGCAGCGGGCCTACCACGGCATCCAGGAAGTCATCGTGCAGAACTTCCGTGCCAAGCCGGACACCGCGATGCGCGGCATGCCGGACGCGGAACTCGACGACCTGATCGCCACCATCGCCGTCGCCCGGCTGATCCTCGGCCCCGGCGCGCGCCTCCAGGCGCCGCCGAACCTGGTGGACGGCGAGTACGGGCGGGTCGTGGACGCGGGCATCGACGACTGGGGCGGCGTCTCGCCGCTGACCATCGACCACGTCAACCCCGAACGCCCCTGGCCGCAGATCGAGCGGCTGGCCGAGCACGCCCGCGCGTCCGGCTTCGAGCTGCGTGAACGACTGGCCGTGTACCCGGAGTTCGTCCGGCGCGGCGAGCCCTGGCTGGACCCGCGGCTGCTGCCGCACGTCGAGGCGCTGCTCGACCCGGAGACCGGGCTCGCCCGCGAGGACGCCGTCGTCGAGGGACGGCCGTGGCAGGAACCGGAGGACGTGTTCGCCGCGCGCGGCCGTACCGACCTGCACCGCACCATCGACACCGACGGCCGTACCGCGGACCGGCGCGACGACTTCGACGAGGTGTACGGCGACTGGGCCGACCTGCGGGAGCGCGCCGCCCCCGGGATGGCGCCGGAGCGGATCGACGGCGACGTGCGCGCGGCGCTCGCCACCGCCGCGGACGACCCCACCCGGCTCACCGACGACGAGGCGCTGGCCCTGCTGCACGCCGACGGCCCCGCCCTGGACGCGCTGTGCGGGATCGCGGACGCGCTGCGGCGGGACGTCGTCGGCGACGACGTCACCTACGTCGTCACCCGCAACATCAACTTCACCAACGTCTGCTACACCGGCTGCCGCTTCTGCGCCTTCGCGCAGCGCCGCACCGACGCCGACGCGTACACCCTCTCCCTCGACCAGGTCGCCGACCGGGCCGCGCAGGCGTGGGACGTGGGCGCGGTCGAGGTGTGCATGCAGGGCGGCATCCACCCGGACCTGCCGGGGACGGCCTACTTCGACATCGCGCGGGCGGTCCGGGAACGCGTCCCCGGCATGCACGTGCACGCCTTCTCCCCGATGGAGGTCGTCAACGGAGCCACACGTACCGGGATGTCGATCCGCGACTGGCTCACCGCCGCCAAGGAGGCCGGTCTCGGCTCGATCCCGGGAACGGCCGCGGAGATCCTCGACGACGAGGTCCGCTGGATTCTCACCAAGGGCAAGCTGCCGACCGCGACCTGGCTGGAGGTGATCGGGACCGCTCACGAGGTGGGCCTGCGCTCCTCCTCCACCATGATGTACGGCCACGTCGACCAGCCCCGCCACTGGCTGGGCCACCTGCGCCTGCTGGCCCGCACGCAGGAACGCACCGGCGGGTTCACCGAGTTCGTGACGCTGCCTTTCATCCACACCAACGCGCCGGTGTACCTGGCCGGGATCGCCCGGCCCGGTCCCACCCGGCGCGACAACCGGGCCGTCACCGCCATGGCCCGCCTGCTGCTCCACCCGCACATCCCGAACATCCAGACCAGCTGGGTCAAGCTCGGCACCGAGGGCGCCGCCGAGATGCTGCGGTCCGGGGCGAACGACCTCGGCGGCACGCTGATGGAGGAGACCATCTCGCGGATGGCCGGGTCGTCCTACGGCTCGTACCGCTCGGTGCGGGACCTGGAGGCGATCGCGGAGGCGGCGGGGCGTCCCGCCCGTCCGCGCACCACGCTGTACGGGGAGGTGCCGGAGGAACGCCTGCGCGCCGCGCGCGCGGCAGACGGGCACCTCCCCGAGCTGCTGCCGGTGGTGGACTGA
- a CDS encoding ADP-ribosylglycohydrolase family protein, with protein MTTGTTAIWGRTEQQDFRSRVRGCLLGGAIGDALGAGIEFDSLAAIREQHGSAGVTDYVPAYGRRGAVTDDTQMTLFTVDGLIRAHVRRDTGAWHPPTDVHAAYRRWAATQRDWGPDERKKDDGWLAREEWLYAQRAPGNACLSGLADDRMGTVDAPKNPQSKGCGAVMRSAPFGLLVGWEPQLVFQLAVECAAQTHGHPTGYLAAGATAAIVHALARGESLDHAVQRALAQLATRPGHEETTDALKRALGAVRQGLPGPERVESLGEGWVAEEALAMAVYCALVAEDVRHGLLLAVNHGGDSDSTGAVCGNLLGALHGETALPPAWVAELEGRATILELADDFAMEMTQGPALHSPGASSPAWLARYPRA; from the coding sequence GTGACGACCGGCACCACGGCCATATGGGGCCGCACCGAGCAGCAGGACTTCCGCAGCCGCGTTCGCGGCTGCCTCCTCGGCGGTGCGATCGGCGACGCCCTCGGCGCGGGCATCGAGTTCGACTCCCTCGCCGCCATCCGCGAGCAGCACGGCTCCGCCGGCGTCACCGACTACGTGCCCGCGTACGGCCGCCGCGGTGCGGTGACCGACGACACGCAGATGACCCTCTTCACCGTCGACGGCCTGATCCGCGCCCACGTCCGCCGCGACACCGGCGCCTGGCACCCGCCGACCGACGTGCACGCCGCGTACCGCCGCTGGGCGGCCACGCAGCGCGACTGGGGGCCGGACGAGCGGAAGAAGGACGACGGCTGGCTCGCCCGCGAGGAGTGGCTGTACGCCCAGCGCGCTCCGGGGAACGCCTGCCTCAGCGGCCTGGCCGACGACCGCATGGGCACCGTCGACGCGCCGAAGAACCCCCAGTCCAAGGGCTGCGGGGCGGTGATGCGGTCGGCGCCGTTCGGGCTGCTCGTCGGATGGGAGCCACAGCTCGTCTTCCAGCTCGCCGTCGAGTGCGCCGCCCAGACGCACGGTCACCCCACCGGCTACCTCGCGGCCGGCGCGACGGCCGCCATCGTGCACGCCCTCGCCCGTGGCGAGTCGCTGGACCACGCCGTGCAGCGCGCCCTGGCGCAGCTCGCGACCAGACCCGGTCACGAGGAGACCACCGATGCCCTCAAACGTGCCCTGGGGGCCGTCCGCCAGGGCCTGCCGGGCCCCGAACGCGTCGAGTCCCTGGGCGAGGGCTGGGTCGCGGAGGAAGCGCTGGCGATGGCCGTGTACTGCGCCCTGGTCGCCGAGGACGTCCGGCACGGACTGCTGCTCGCGGTCAACCACGGCGGAGACAGCGACTCCACGGGCGCCGTCTGCGGCAACCTGCTGGGCGCCCTCCACGGCGAGACGGCCCTCCCCCCGGCCTGGGTCGCCGAGCTCGAGGGGCGGGCGACGATCCTCGAACTCGCCGACGACTTCGCCATGGAGATGACGCAGGGCCCGGCGCTGCACTCGCCGGGTGCTTCGTCCCCGGCCTGGCTCGCCCGCTACCCCCGCGCCTGA
- a CDS encoding DUF397 domain-containing protein yields MTRRRADLTTWTKSSYSAVNGDCVEVRAGGPEPVQVRDSKALRGPVVAFSAETWAAFLDGFGCASRRH; encoded by the coding sequence ATGACTCGTCGACGCGCAGACCTGACGACGTGGACCAAGTCGTCGTATTCGGCGGTCAACGGCGACTGCGTCGAGGTGCGGGCCGGCGGCCCGGAGCCCGTGCAGGTGCGGGACTCGAAGGCCCTCCGAGGTCCGGTGGTCGCCTTCTCCGCGGAGACGTGGGCCGCCTTCCTGGACGGCTTCGGGTGTGCCTCGCGGCGCCACTGA